The following is a genomic window from Hyphomicrobiales bacterium.
AGGGCGAGATCGCCGGCCGCAACAACGGCGTGCTGATCTCGAACGAGCAGGGCGAAGCGGTGGCCTATGCCCTTTGGAACCTCGAAGATCGCGGCCCGATGATCATCGAGCCCGGCTGGAAGGTCTACCAGGGCATGCTGGTGGGCATCCACACGCGCGACAACGACCTTGAGGTCAATGTGTTGAAGGGCAAGAAGCTCACCAACATCCGCACGACCTCCAAGGATGAGGCCGTTCGCTTGACGCCGCCGATCAAGATGACGCTCGAGCGCGCTCTCGCCTGGATTCAGGACGACGAACTGGTCGAGGTGACGCCGAAGTCGATCCGCCTGCGCAAGGCGCTGCTCGATCCCAATGATCGCAAGCGCGCCGAGCGTCAGAAGGAAGCCATCAGCGCCTGATAAGCCGCACGGCGATCGGAGGCTCCCGCTTCAGGGACCTGTTATCGAGGACGCGCATCGTTGATGCGCGTCCTTTTTTGTATTGGCATCGTCCTGCGGCGCGGGATGACACGGCGCAGGCGCGCTCTGAATGTCGATGGATCAAGCGGGTGTTGTAGGCTCGGTCGTCCGTGGCATACAGGGGGACCGATTGCGCCGCCGGAGTGAGAGCGCGCCCATGTCTGCTCATGCCATGTCTGCTCATGCCATGTCCCCTCAAGTCATGTCTCGCCACGCCCTGCCTTGGACAGCCCGATGACTGTTGCCATCCGCGAGGTCGCCATCACCGGCTATCGCTCGGTGCGCGCCATCCGCTTCCCGCTGCGCCAGCTCAATGTCTTCGTGGGCGCCAACGGGGTCGGCAAGACGAATCTGTACCGGGGCCTGCAACTGGTGCGGACCGCCGCGGCTGGCACGCTGGCGCGCGAACTCGCCGCTGAAGGCGGCATGGAATCCGCGCTATGGGCTGGCGTGCGGGATCCCAAGAAGCCCGCGCGTATCAAGCTTGGCGTCGAATTCGGCACAACGGGTCCGAGCTGGGATGAGGCCGACGACGCGCAACGATCCAGCCTGGCGCAGGGCTATGAGATCGAGGTCGGTTTGCCTCTGCCGGGCTCCGGTGGCCGCGCGGCGGTCGCGGCCTTTCCGCTCGAACCGCAGATCAAGGCGGAAACGCTGACGAGCCTTGAAGGGCGCCACCCGCGCATTCTGCTGGAGCGGCGCGGGCCGATGACCAAGGCGCTCGACGCCCAGGGGCGCAAGCAGAGCCACGCCGACGGGCTGATGGCGTCCGAGACGGCGCTCGGTTCGCTTGACGATCCCATCCATTTTCCCGACGTGGCGATCGCCCGCCGGCTCATGCTGGACTGGCGCTTCTACCATGACTTTCGTACGGACGCGGCGGCGCCGCTGCGCCGTCCCTGTCTGGCGGTGACGACGCCGACCCTGTCGTCCGACGGCGCTGATCTCGCGGCGGTCTTTGCCACGCTCGTGCATATCCGCGAGGACACGACCGAGCTTGATGCGGCGATCGACGATGCATTCCCCGGCGCCCAGCTGGTCTGTCCCGTGCCCGGCCGGCATGCGTCGTTCGGCATCATCTTCCCAGACTATCCGAAGCGCATCTTCGAGATGGCCGAGCTATCCGACGGCACCCTGCGCTATCTCGCGCTCATGGGCGCGCTGTTGTCCTACCGTCTGCCCGGATTCGTCGCCCTCAACGAACCGGAGACCAGCCTCCATCCCGATCTGCTCGGGCCGCTGGCGCGGCTGATCGCACGGGCGGCGCGGCACGCACAGATCTGGCTCGTCACCCATTCGGAAAAACTCGCCGCGGAACTCGCCCGCCACGGCGGTGTGACGCCACGCACCATCATTCGTCGCGACGGCGGCACCTGGATCGAGGGCCTGCGCCTCGCCGGCGATTTCGCCGACGACGAAGACTGAGCGGCCCTGCGGCGCGCGGCGCCTATTGCGGACCGAGCTTCTCGATCAGCGTCGCGAGGTCGCGATGGTCCTGCTCCGTACAGTCGGCCAATGGCGGGCGCACGGGGCCGGCGGACCGGCCGACGAGGCGGGCGCCGGCCTTCACGATCGATACGGCATAGCCGCCGCCGCGATTGCGAATGGCGATATAGGGAATGAAGAAGTCCTTCAGGAGCCGGGTCGTGGTGTTGCGGTCGCCCTCGCGCACCGCCTTGTAGAACGCATTGGCCGTGCGCGGGATGAAATTGAAGACGGCGGAGGAATACACGGGGAAGCCCGCGGCGTTGTAGGCCTCCGCGAAAACCTCGGCCGTCGGCAGGCCGCCGAGGTAGCTCACCCGATCCTCGAGGCGGCTGCGGATGACGGTGACAGCTTCGATATCGCCCACGCCGTCCTTGAAGCCGATGAGGTTGGCGTTGGCGTCGACCAGCTTTTCCAGGGTCGCCGCGTCGAGCTTGCAGACGTTGCGGTTATAGACGACGACGCCGATGCGCACCGATTTGCAGACCGCGTCAATATGCGCGGCGAGGCCCCTCTGGTTGGTCTCTGTCAGGTAATGCGGCATCAGCAGGATGCCCGCGGCGCCTGCCGCTTCAGCATTCCGCGCCATCTCGATCGCAAGCCGGGTGCCATAGGCGGCACCGGCGATGATCGGCGTATCGCTGCCACAGGTTTCCACGGCGGTCCGCACGACATGCTTGTGCTCGGCTGGCGTCAGCGAGAACACCTCGCCCGTGCCACCGGCGGCGAACAGGGCGGTCGCGCCATAGGGCATCAACCATTCGAGGCGCTTGCGGTAGCCGGTCTCGTCGAAATCGCCGCCTTCGTCGAAATCCGTGAGGGGGAAGGACATCAGGCCCGAGGACAGGATGTGCTTGAGCTCCTGCGGGTCGATGGCGCGGGCCGGTGCGTGGTTCACTGTGGAATTCCTTTTGGGTGAGCCGCCGCAGTGATCAGCGGTAGGCGCCGTCCACCAGATTGGCGTTGATGAAGTCGAAATTGATGTCCTCGCCGAGGCCGGGCCTGTCGGAGAGATGCACGAAGCCGTCCGCATCCATGGGGTCGGAGGGGCTGTTCAGATATTCGGCCCCGTCATCGTATTCGAGGAAGGGATGGAGGAGCCCGCGCTCGTACCAGCGGCAATTCTTGGCTACGGCCGTTACGATGAGATTGGCCGCGCCGTTGCCGTGCACCTCGCAGTTCATGCCGAAGGATTCAGCGAGATGCATGGATTTCAGCGCGGGTGAGATGCCACCCACGTCGTGCACTCCGGTGCGGAGAATGTCGCAGGCCTTCGCCGAGGCCCATTCGGCTCGCGCGAAATGCTTGCCGGCGGCGCTTTCGGGGCCGAGCACGGGAATGTCGAGCGCTTCTGTCAGCCATGCGTAGGAGGACTGGCTCTGCTCGTCCATAGGCTCCTCGATCCAAGCAAAGCCGAGTTTTTCCAGCCCCCGGCCAAGCTCGTAGGCCTCTGTCCGCGAATACCAGTGGAACGCGTCGATCATCAGATGGATGTCTGGCCCCGCGGCCTCGCGCACCGCGGCGCAGGCGCGGAGATCGGCCTTGATATCAGGCGCCCAGGACACCGGCGGCATCCAGGTATGCAGCTTGATGCCCTTGTAGCCGCGCTTCACCAGCGTCTCCGCGAAGCGCCCGTAATCCTCCGGCGTGGCGAGGCCCCCTTCCAGTTCGTCGCCGCACATGGTGGAGCCGTAAGCAGGAACCTTGTCGCGATAGGCGCCGATGAGCTTGTGGACCGGCAGCCCGAGCTTGCGCCCCGCGAGATCCCACAACGCGCAATCCACGACGGCGAGCGTCCGGTCCGTGAGCTGGGCCGCGCTGCCGCGTTGCCAATGGGCAAGCTCCTGCCATAGCCGCTCGCGATCAAACGGATCCTGGCCCAGCAGGACGCGCTTCACGAAGGTCTCTATCAGATGCGGCCGCACGACCTCCGGAGTCGCGAAGCAATGGCCCTCCGTGCCGTCATCGCAGATGATGGTGAGGAGCGCCTGCCGCGCCTGGTGTGGCTCGCCGGGATGCGCATGACCGGCTGAATCCTGGTGGCGGCGTGTCGTGTGACGGAAAACGCGGACCCTTATATCGACGATCTGCATCAGCGACGCCCCCTGGGGATATCCCTCGCGATGCATGAGACCGTAACAAGTTATATGACAACCGACAAGGCGGGTTTGCGCGCGGAGGGCCGACCGGCTGTACCCGGGCTCGCCAAAGTGTGATCGTATTCAACCCGGCTGGACCGAGCGTTTTCGTTGCGAGCGGCGCGAGCAGGCGGACAATGGTTTCGCACCGGGGCTTTGTCGTCCCACCCAGGCTGGATGGCTGCCGAGGCCGGCAGGTTCAGCGCGAAGCGATCGTCAATCGAGGGCTGCATGACACTCGACCGCCGTTTTATCGAGCTTTACGACGATTATACCCACCGCCCCCTGGCGCGCCGGGTCTTCCTTGAGCGCCTCATGTTGCTTGCGGGATCGGCCGCGGCAGCGGAAGCCGTCTTGGGCGTGCTTGAGCCAAACTATGCCAGGGCTGCCATCGTGGCGCCGGATGATGCGCGTATCGTGACGCGCAGAGTGACCTTCGACGGCCCCGATGGGCAGGTGGTTGGCTATGAGGCGCGGCCCAAGGACGGGACGCGCAACCCGACCGTGATCGTGATCCACGAAAACCGGGGGCTCAATCCGCATATCGAGGACGTCGCGCGTCACCTGGCAACCGATGGTATTCTCGCTGTCGCCGTGGATTTCCTGCAGCCGCTGGGCGGCACACCGGCCGATCCTGATGCTGCCAGGGCGCTCTTCGCCAAGCTCACGCCGGACGCGGTGGCTGCTCAGGCTCGTGTTGTCGCCGATGCTTTGCGGAAAGATCCACGCGGTCTGGGCAAGGTCGGCGCTGTCGGCTTCTGCTGGGGCGGCGGCATGGTCAACCAGCTCGCTACACGGCCCGGCATCATCGATGTGGGCGTCGCCTACTACGGCATGGCGCCGGACACGGCGGACGTCGCGAAGATCAAGGCACCGCTTGTCTTGCACTATGCGGGCCTCGACACGCGTGTGAATGCCTCACGGCCGGCCTATGAGGAAGCGCTGAAGGCAGCCAACGTGCCGCACAGCATCTATGTCTATGAAGGGGTGGACCACGCCTTCAATAATGACACGAGCGCTGAACGCTACAATGCGGATGCGGCCAAGCTGGCGTGGGGCCGTACGGTCGATTTCTTCAAGCAGACCTTGGCATCGTAAAATTTTGGGCGATAATCCACGCATGGGAGACCCGCGCAGGACGCCATGCTTCGTTTCGCCATAAAAAAAGCCCGGCCTCTTCTGGAAAGGCCGGGCTTTGAACAAGGGCGGTGAGAAGCCTTAAGCAGCTTCCTCCTGAAGGTCCTCTTCCTCCGCATCGCTTTCCGCGTCGGCCGGCGTGGCCTTCGTGGCGCGGCGCGGAGCCTTGGCAAGCGCATCGTCGATGAGCTTCATGGCCTCGGTCTCGGTGATCTCGTTGACCGCCGAGATTTCGCGCAGGATGCGATCGATAGCCGCTTCGTAGAGCTGGCGTTCGCTGTAGGACTGCTCGGGCTGGGCGTCCGAACGGTAGAGATCGCGGACGACTTCCGCGATGGCGATGAGATCACCTGAGTTGATCTTCGCCTCGTACTCCTGGGCGCGGCGTGACCACATCGTCCGCTTGACGCGGGCACGACCGGTTAATGTCTCAAGGGCCTTGCCGACGAGCGGCGACTCAGCCAATTTGCGCATGCCAACGCTCGCCGCTTTCGCGGTCGGGACGCGCAGCGTCATCTTGTCTTTCTCAAAAGTGATGACGAACAACTCGAGCTTGTAGCCAGCCACCTCTTGCTCTTCTATGGCGACGATTTGTCCGACGCCATGAGCGGGATAGACGATGGATTCACCCGTCTTGAATCCCTGACGCTGGGCGGTCTTCTTGGCACTCGTCATGATAGTGATCGCCTCCTGATCGCGTTCGCTTCAGACCGAACGCTACTGTTGCAGACCGGCTTAGGCCGACCGGCACGCACGCAAAAAATTGCCACGACGTGCAAGAAACTCACACGCTGACATCAGAGCCGATAGGGAAACACGACACCCCGCGAGCTAGACGCCTGAATAGGGTCTGCCGACTGCATTCATGTCATTGCTTATTGAACCCGTAACAACAGGGCAGCAAAAGGCGCCCATGGCGTTAATCGACCATGAAGCATACCCTAACACAAAAAACGGGGGAAATCAAAGGACTGCCGGGCTGATCGCCTCGCAAGGCAACGATCAAGGCTTTAATCGTGATCAGTCGCCCTCACCGGGATTCGGTGAAAAGTAGGCTTCGAGCTTATTGGGCACGCCGTCCATGTCCTTGGCGTCGGCCGGCGGCTCACCCTTCTGGGAGATGTTCGGCCAGGTTTTGGCGTAATCCGCGTTGAGCTTCAGCCAGGACTCCAGCCCCGGCTCGGTGTCCGGTTTGATAGCCTCGGCGGGGCATTCCGGTTCACAGACGCCGCAGTCGATGCATTCGTCGGGATGAATGACGAGCATGTTCTCGCCTTCATAGAAGCAGTCCACCGGACACACTTCGACGCAATCCATATATTTGCAACGAATGCAGTTATCGGTGACGACGTAGGTCATCGACCTCTCCGCTGGCGAGCTGACGAGGCCCGCAGCCCCTGTTTGAACGCAATACCGCTATCCGGCTGCGCTTCGATGGTCGAAACGCGTCCGTGATCTAGAACCAATTGCAAGCCCTTACAAGAGTGGACTTGTCGCAGGATCGGGCGGATGGCCATGTAACTACCAAATAAATCTGTATTTATCCGATATTGGTAAGGTTTTCATGTAAATAAGGCGGGTAACCGTCCAGGTCAACCCATGTCCCCAATCTCGTTGGGACCGCAGGGCTTGGATCGCCGATGGTTCGCGCCGACAAGGGGACGATCGGGAAGGGGGACGTTCATGAGGCGCATGCCCGATTGCGGCTGTTTTCAGCCGAGCAAGTCCACGACAGACGGCTCTAGTCGTCCGTGGCCATGTCTGCGGTCGTAGCGGTGCCCTCGGTGCAATCGCGAAAGAGCGTCCGGGCCTCCGACGCAGGGCCGCGGCGATCCCCGAGCGCCAAAACCTCCACGACAAGCGTGGCATGCGCCAGGGCCAGCGTGAGAATATCGCCGGTCTTGATAAGACGGTCCGCGCCCTCGAGGCGCCGGCCGTTCAGGCGCACATGCCCGCTTTCAACGAGCTTGCCGGCGAGAGTACGGCTCTTGGCCATGCGCGCATGCCATAGCCATTTGTCGATCCGTATCCTCTCGCCGGAAGCCGGCTTCACCCTTTGCGGCCCGCGCGGGCCTCAAGCTCTTCCTTGAGTGCGAGCAGCTTCGCGAAAGGCGAATTGGGATCGGGCGCCTTGTCGGCCCGCGGTTGTGGCCGATCCTGCCAGTTGCCGCTTCTGCCGCCGCGATGTCCGCCGCTGCTGTCCGGCCGGCCGCCATCCTTGCCGAACGAGCCGCCGCCGCGCTTGCCGCCGCCACCCTTTCCAAAGTCGCCCTTGCCGGGCTCGCGCCCGCCCTCGCGATTGGGGGCCTTCGCCTTCCAATCGCGCTTCGGACGATCGCCGGCGGCATTGTCACGCTGCTGGCGCTGCGGCTGTCCTTCGCGGGGCTGCCCGTCCTGGGCGACGGCAGTTCCCGCCTCGCCCTGGGGAGCGCGGCGCCCTTGGCCCTGGTTGCGGTCGCCCGCCCGCCGGTCAGGACGGCCTTCACCCTGGGTACGATCATTGCGCCGACGGGACTGGGCGTGGTGATTCTGGCGATGGGGACGCCACACCTCGATCATCTCAGGTCCGGCCGGCTCGGCATCCGCCGGCTGCTCTGTCTGTGCAGGCTCGCCTTCGGCCGACGCGGGTGCGTCCTCGGCCGCGAGCACGTCCCCGGTCGGGACTGGTACGGCGGCCGTTACGTCCGCCGGCGCAGCACCCGGGGCGATCTCGGCCACGACCTCAGCCTCCGCCACGGTGTCCGGCGCAAGAACCGGCTCCGCCTCGGCGGGAGCGTCCACGATCGATTCGGCGGCGGGCTGCTCGTCGGCCTCTGCCGCGAGAGGTGCCGCTACGGCATCGCTCGGGCTGTCGGAGGCTTCGGCGATGGAGGCCGCGTCCGCCATATCGGCCGCCAGCTCCGTCTCATCGACGGAAGCCGTTGCCTCACCGTTGTCCGCGTCCACGGCCTCAGCGGGCGCCGCCGCATCGGAAGCCGTCTCGGCACCGGCGGCAGCGTCCGCCGCGGGGCGAACGAGCTGGGGAGCCGGCACGAGCGGAACGGTGATGGCCGGGCCGGCGCGCCGGTCGACCACATAGCCGAGAGATTTCAGGATCGACGAGAAGTCCTCACCGGAGCAGCCGGCGAGCGACGTCATGCCGACCGTCACCACGAAACCATCGCCATCGGCTGTGCCGGCCGGCGGTTCGCCGGGGGTCGTGCCAGGACGATAGCCGATCGCCGGCCGGATCAGATCCGCCAGGCGTTCGAGGATGTCGATGCGGACGGCGCGGCCCCCGCAGACCCGGAAGCCGGCGGCGCGATAGAGCCCGCGCGGCACCTCGGTATCAGCCGGGAAGGAGGTGCGGCCCGAGGCGGCGAGATGCGGGATCTCGTCGAGGCCTTTCACATCGAGCCCGCCGTGCTTCAATGCCCAGAGCTGGGCAGCAAGGCCGCGCGGGGCCGGCTTCAACAGCAGCGGCAGATAAAGATGATAGGCGCCGAAGCGCACGCCATAGCGGCGGAGCGCGGCGCGCCCGTCCTGGTCGAGGCCCTTCACGTCCTGCGCGACGCGCGCGCGTTCCAGCACGCCGAGCGCCTCGGTGATCTGGAAGGCGATGCCGCGGGCGATGCCGGGAATGTCGGCCGCCTCTTCAAGAACGATCAGCGGGCCAAGGAGCTTGGTGATATGCGCCTTGATCCAGGTTTGAAGGCGCGTGTCCACCTTGTCGCGCGGCGGCCCGGACAGCTGTTCGTCCGCCAGCAACCTGAAGCGCGGGGTGAGCAACTTGTCGCCCGGCACGAGCTTGGCGACAGCCTCGCCCATCCAGCGGATGGTGCCGTCATTGGCCAGGACGAAGGTGTCGTCCGGCGCTTGGGAAAAGCGCTCGGCACGGGCCTCGATCTCGCCAGCCAGGGCCTTCTGGGCCGCAGCCCTCAATGCCTTGGCCTCCTGGCCATCGGCCTGGGGATCCGGGGCAAACTGAAATCCGTGCAGCCGTCCGACATGCTGGCCTTCGACCAGGACGTCGCCGCTGGCGGTCACTTCCGCTTCGAGCATCGCATTCTCTCTCAAGCGCCGCATGAGTACGCTGGTCCGCCGATCTACGAACCGGCTCGCCAAACGCTCATGCAGAGCATCCGACAGTTTGTCCTCTACCTGACGGGTGGCCTCCTGCCAATGCTCAGGATCACGTAACCAGTCGGGACGGTTGGCAACGAAGGTCCAGGTGCGCACCTGCGCGATACGGGCCGATAGGGTGTCGATATCCCCATCGGTCCTGTCCACGAGCGCGACCTGCCGACGAAACCAGTCATCCGCTATCACGCCCTGGGTCATCAACGCACGGTAAATCGTCACGATGAGATCTGCATGTGCGGCCGGTGCCACGCGCCGATAGTCCGGGATGCGGCATACTTCCCAGAGCTGGGAGACGGCTTGCTCGCCGGTTGCGAGCCGCCGGATGTCGTCATCACGGGAGGCGATATCGAGCGCATTCACGTCGTCGGCGAGCGGCGCGCGGGTCAGCCCCTTCTCGGTCGGCAGGACGGCGAGGCTCGCCTGCAGGGTGCCCAGCGAGCGGAAATTGAGGTCGGCATTGCGCCATTGCGCGACGCGGACCGGATCGAAGCTGTGGCTCTCCAGCGCCTCCACCAGCTCCGCATCGAAGGGAGGGCACCGCCCGGTCGTGCCGAAGGTGCCGTCGCGCATATGGCGCCCTGCACGTCCTGCGATCTGGCCAAACTCCGCGGGATTGAGCTGGCGAAAGCCGAAGCCGTCGAATTTCCGGTCGCCGGCGAAAGCGACATGATTGACCTCGAGATTGAGGCCCATTCCGATGGCGTCCGTGGCGATGAGATAATCCACCTCGCCCGATTGATAGAGCGCGACCTGCGCGTTGCGCGTGCGCGGGCTGAGCGCGCCGAGCACGACGGCCGCGCCGCCCTTCTGGCGCTTCACCAGCTCGGCGATCGTGTAGACCTCCTCCGCGGAGAAGGCGACGATGGCAGAGCGCGGCGGCAACCGCGTGATCTTCTTCTCGCCGGTAAAGGTCAGCGTCGAGAGGCGCGGGCGCGAAACAATATTGGCGCCGGGAATGAGGGTCTCGACCAGCGGGCGCATGGTGGCCGCGCCGATGATCAGCGTTTCCGCATAGCCGCGGCGGTTGAGCAGCCGGTCCGTGAAGATATGTCCCCGGTCGAGATCCGCTGCGAGCTGGATTTCGTCGATCGCGCAGAACGCGACGTCGAGATCGCTCGGCATCGCCTCGACGGTGGCGACCCAGTAGCGCGCGTTGGGCGGCTTGATTTTTTCTTCGCCGGTGATGAGCGCGACGGCATCAGCGCCGACACGTTCCACCACCCGTCCATAGACCTCGCGCGCGAGCAGCCTGAGCGGCAGGCCAATGACACCGCTGGTGTGGCCGACCATCCGTTCGATGGCGAGATGGGTCTTGCCTGTGTTGGTGGGGCCGAGAACCGCGGTTACACCGCGCGCCCGCATTTGCGGTGAGAGCGACCGTGCTGCCGTCAGGGATGAAACCATGAAATCCGATGCCGTAGAGACTGGACGAAAACGCCGCGACCGCAACTCCCGCAACGGCCCGGAACGCGATGTGGCTCGCCTTCTGTATCACATCGATACGTAAAGCGCGGCTGAATTTATGCACTGGAACGAGTCTAGAACGAATCGCGGCCGAATCGCTGACTCGGACAGAATCAGGTTTCGTTCTCACACGAGATATGGTGGTCGTTGCGTTAAATAGACACAAGGCAAATACAGCGCGGGCCCTGCGATCGACTGGCAGGGGCGATTCAACAACGCAGCGACGCGCGACGCGGGCACGAGAATGCTTGGAACACGCCTGGCCGTCCATGGCGGTCTCTGACGCTCGCTGGCGTGGAGCGCCGGAGAGCTTGCAGGCCAGTCCCCACCACCGCCCCGGCGGGGCCTGCCGGAACGCGTCGTCCCCGTTCAGTTCCGCGCACGCACCGGCATCTGCGGACCGTTGCCGTTCACATTCACGCGGGTGGCTTCGATAACGGTGGTGCCGAGTGGGGTACGCACCGAGATGCGATAAGGGATGAAAACGCGGTCCTCGCCGACGGGCATCAACCAGGCTTCCATATCCTTGTTGTTTTCCATGAATTTGGTGGCCGTCCGATCGGCGCGATGGCCGGAGATGGGCAGATAACGCGCCCGGCATACGGACACGGGGCCGGAGTAGGTGGGACTGCGCACGGTCTCCTGGCGGGCGTAGGACAACTTCACATCAAAACGCGTGGCGCCGTCGAAGACGGGAATCGTGCGGTTGCAGGCTGCCGCGCTTGACGCATTACCGGATGACGCCGGCATCAGAAGGGCCGAAAGCGGATCGACCACACCGCGCTTGTTCTGCTCGGTGACCGGGATGCGGTCCGGTCTCGGTTCGATCGGCGGCTTGATCTCGACGGCCTGCACGCTGCCGCCGGCCAAAGCCATGCGGACGGTTATCGACTTGTCGGAGTTGGCCGTGGTCACGGCGAAGGTCGTGGGCAGGATGCGATCGCCGGAGATGCTGCCGGTGGATGTGGCTGCCCCTTTGCCGCCGGTGATGACGCCGGCCAAGCCCGTGAGCTGCGACCAGACATCGAGTTTATACTGGTCTTTCAAGACATCAGCCTTGATGGCGGCAACGCCGATCTTCAGGCCGAGCAGGGAAATATCGTAATTGGCCTCGATCGACGCGGCGCTCGCCGGCAGAGGCGCAAGCGCCAAGAACCCGAGCCCAACTCGCCCGAGCCCAGCCCGCCCGAGCACAGCCCGACGAAAGCCGCTTGCCGCATAGCCAGCCTTGCTTTTCAAACGCCGGATCATACTGTTGCACTCTCCATCGCGCGGCGCCCGGAATCCCGCGATCTCACATGTCGGCACAGGCAACGAGCCGAATCGCTCGCCTTTGTCGGATGAAAATCCGTTTGAATCGTGACGCATCTTACGTCCGATCGCAACGAAATCGCGCAGGATCCTTGACGGTGCCTGATCACATCTACTATACACGCGCAACTTTCATTCAGACATCGGCGCCTCTTGGCCCGACTGAGGTCGGAACAAGCTGCTGTTAGCTCTGCCAGAGTGCACCAATCAAGTTAAGGACTAAGCGTCATGGCGCGCCGCTGCGAACTCACGGGTAAGGCCGTTCTGTCCGGTCATCTCGTGAGCCACTCCAACCGCAAGACCAAGCGGAAGTTTCTTCCGAATCTGGTCAATGTGACCCTTCAGTCGGAAGCCCTGAGCCGCGGCATCAGGCTGCGCATCTCGGCTGCGGCCCTACGCTCTGTCGAGCATCGCGGTGGGCTTGATGCCTTCCTCGCCAAGGCGCCGGAGACGGACCTGGCGCAGAACCTGCGCGTCCTGA
Proteins encoded in this region:
- a CDS encoding putative ATPase (Evidence 3 : Putative function from multiple computational evidences), which produces MTVAIREVAITGYRSVRAIRFPLRQLNVFVGANGVGKTNLYRGLQLVRTAAAGTLARELAAEGGMESALWAGVRDPKKPARIKLGVEFGTTGPSWDEADDAQRSSLAQGYEIEVGLPLPGSGGRAAVAAFPLEPQIKAETLTSLEGRHPRILLERRGPMTKALDAQGRKQSHADGLMASETALGSLDDPIHFPDVAIARRLMLDWRFYHDFRTDAAAPLRRPCLAVTTPTLSSDGADLAAVFATLVHIREDTTELDAAIDDAFPGAQLVCPVPGRHASFGIIFPDYPKRIFEMAELSDGTLRYLALMGALLSYRLPGFVALNEPETSLHPDLLGPLARLIARAARHAQIWLVTHSEKLAAELARHGGVTPRTIIRRDGGTWIEGLRLAGDFADDED
- a CDS encoding putative 5-dehydro-4-deoxyglucarate dehydratase (Evidence 3 : Putative function from multiple computational evidences), whose protein sequence is MNHAPARAIDPQELKHILSSGLMSFPLTDFDEGGDFDETGYRKRLEWLMPYGATALFAAGGTGEVFSLTPAEHKHVVRTAVETCGSDTPIIAGAAYGTRLAIEMARNAEAAGAAGILLMPHYLTETNQRGLAAHIDAVCKSVRIGVVVYNRNVCKLDAATLEKLVDANANLIGFKDGVGDIEAVTVIRSRLEDRVSYLGGLPTAEVFAEAYNAAGFPVYSSAVFNFIPRTANAFYKAVREGDRNTTTRLLKDFFIPYIAIRNRGGGYAVSIVKAGARLVGRSAGPVRPPLADCTEQDHRDLATLIEKLGPQ
- a CDS encoding L-alanine-DL-glutamate epimerase-like enolase superfamily enzyme; this translates as MHREGYPQGASLMQIVDIRVRVFRHTTRRHQDSAGHAHPGEPHQARQALLTIICDDGTEGHCFATPEVVRPHLIETFVKRVLLGQDPFDRERLWQELAHWQRGSAAQLTDRTLAVVDCALWDLAGRKLGLPVHKLIGAYRDKVPAYGSTMCGDELEGGLATPEDYGRFAETLVKRGYKGIKLHTWMPPVSWAPDIKADLRACAAVREAAGPDIHLMIDAFHWYSRTEAYELGRGLEKLGFAWIEEPMDEQSQSSYAWLTEALDIPVLGPESAAGKHFARAEWASAKACDILRTGVHDVGGISPALKSMHLAESFGMNCEVHGNGAANLIVTAVAKNCRWYERGLLHPFLEYDDGAEYLNSPSDPMDADGFVHLSDRPGLGEDINFDFINANLVDGAYR
- a CDS encoding Carboxymethylenebutenolidase, with translation MTLDRRFIELYDDYTHRPLARRVFLERLMLLAGSAAAAEAVLGVLEPNYARAAIVAPDDARIVTRRVTFDGPDGQVVGYEARPKDGTRNPTVIVIHENRGLNPHIEDVARHLATDGILAVAVDFLQPLGGTPADPDAARALFAKLTPDAVAAQARVVADALRKDPRGLGKVGAVGFCWGGGMVNQLATRPGIIDVGVAYYGMAPDTADVAKIKAPLVLHYAGLDTRVNASRPAYEEALKAANVPHSIYVYEGVDHAFNNDTSAERYNADAAKLAWGRTVDFFKQTLAS
- a CDS encoding CarD family transcriptional regulator gives rise to the protein MTSAKKTAQRQGFKTGESIVYPAHGVGQIVAIEEQEVAGYKLELFVITFEKDKMTLRVPTAKAASVGMRKLAESPLVGKALETLTGRARVKRTMWSRRAQEYEAKINSGDLIAIAEVVRDLYRSDAQPEQSYSERQLYEAAIDRILREISAVNEITETEAMKLIDDALAKAPRRATKATPADAESDAEEEDLQEEAA
- the fdxA gene encoding Ferredoxin-2; the encoded protein is MTYVVTDNCIRCKYMDCVEVCPVDCFYEGENMLVIHPDECIDCGVCEPECPAEAIKPDTEPGLESWLKLNADYAKTWPNISQKGEPPADAKDMDGVPNKLEAYFSPNPGEGD
- a CDS encoding Heat shock protein Hsp15, which gives rise to MKPASGERIRIDKWLWHARMAKSRTLAGKLVESGHVRLNGRRLEGADRLIKTGDILTLALAHATLVVEVLALGDRRGPASEARTLFRDCTEGTATTADMATDD